A genomic window from Aurantimicrobium photophilum includes:
- a CDS encoding ABC1 kinase family protein — translation MGNPEAGIASEPLSARAARARYRRILRFAALHLASLWWFELVLPRFGLNSIANKTRTKRLQRIARSFQKLALDLSGLLIKLGQFMSTRLDILPAEITKELEGLQDEVPAVDFALIRAMAESELGLPLEQVFASVESTPLAAASLGQVHRAVLSDGEAAELGFANVVLKIQRPGIDGIVKVDLSALRRVAGWLSRIRLVNRRADAPALMDEFAATCLEEIDYLNEAANAERFAENFADNPRVRVPGVVWEQSTRRVLVQEDVTNIKITDLDALRAVGIDPAQVADEFAAIMFDQVFIHGFFHADPHPGNIFIQPLEKEDEFGQTWRMTFIDFGMMGEVPSSLGKALRTTVIAAASRDGAGMVDGMREIGVLMPSADTVELERALTKVFDRFGGISFVELQTIDPREFKAFVNEFSDIVRALPFQFPENFLLVIRAISLTSGVCSSVNPQFNIWNAIEPYSAKLIKTEGGNVIEAFLRDGLTSLSLLARLPKRVDSLITRAELGQLTLRNPELEKRTSSLARAVRRVISAVLFGVFFISGLLMFPTEQDLGTVLLVISGVPLLHALFADVIARRGPLP, via the coding sequence GTGGGTAACCCCGAGGCAGGTATTGCAAGCGAGCCATTGAGTGCTCGCGCTGCTCGTGCGCGCTATCGACGAATCCTGCGCTTCGCCGCTCTCCACCTTGCTTCCCTGTGGTGGTTTGAGCTGGTGTTGCCTCGGTTTGGTCTGAATTCCATCGCCAACAAGACCCGGACCAAGCGTCTGCAACGCATTGCGAGAAGCTTTCAAAAGCTCGCACTGGACCTCAGTGGACTCCTGATCAAGCTAGGGCAGTTCATGTCCACTCGTCTGGATATCCTCCCCGCGGAAATAACCAAAGAACTTGAAGGACTGCAGGACGAAGTCCCCGCCGTGGACTTCGCGCTTATTCGAGCGATGGCGGAGAGTGAACTAGGCCTCCCGCTCGAACAGGTCTTTGCCTCCGTTGAGTCCACTCCTCTGGCAGCAGCTTCACTGGGCCAAGTCCACCGCGCCGTCTTGTCAGATGGCGAAGCAGCAGAGCTCGGATTTGCCAACGTTGTTCTGAAAATCCAACGGCCCGGCATTGACGGCATTGTCAAGGTGGACCTCAGTGCGCTGCGTCGCGTTGCCGGCTGGCTCAGCCGAATTCGTCTGGTCAATCGCCGAGCCGATGCACCTGCCCTGATGGACGAATTCGCGGCAACCTGCCTTGAAGAGATCGACTACCTCAATGAGGCGGCCAATGCTGAGCGCTTCGCGGAGAACTTCGCCGACAACCCACGTGTTCGTGTCCCTGGTGTTGTGTGGGAGCAATCCACTCGTCGGGTTCTGGTTCAAGAAGATGTCACCAACATCAAGATCACAGACCTTGATGCGCTGCGTGCTGTGGGAATTGATCCTGCGCAGGTTGCTGATGAATTCGCGGCCATCATGTTTGACCAGGTGTTCATCCACGGCTTCTTCCATGCCGATCCCCACCCAGGCAACATCTTCATTCAGCCACTGGAGAAAGAAGACGAGTTCGGTCAAACCTGGCGAATGACCTTCATCGACTTCGGCATGATGGGCGAAGTTCCCTCCAGCCTGGGCAAGGCCCTGCGCACCACCGTGATTGCTGCCGCATCACGAGATGGTGCCGGCATGGTCGATGGCATGCGTGAAATCGGTGTGCTCATGCCGAGTGCAGACACCGTTGAACTGGAGCGTGCTCTGACCAAAGTGTTTGACCGCTTCGGTGGCATCAGCTTTGTCGAGCTTCAAACTATTGATCCGCGCGAGTTCAAGGCATTCGTCAATGAGTTCTCCGACATCGTCAGAGCGCTCCCCTTCCAATTCCCCGAGAACTTCCTCTTGGTCATCAGAGCGATCTCGTTGACCTCTGGTGTGTGTAGCTCGGTGAACCCACAGTTCAACATCTGGAATGCCATCGAGCCTTACTCAGCCAAGCTCATCAAAACAGAGGGTGGCAATGTCATTGAAGCATTCCTCAGAGACGGTCTCACGTCACTCAGTCTTCTTGCTCGCTTGCCCAAACGAGTGGACTCCCTCATCACTCGTGCAGAACTGGGTCAGCTCACCCTGCGTAATCCTGAACTTGAGAAGCGCACCTCGTCACTTGCGAGAGCAGTGCGACGAGTGATCTCAGCTGTGCTCTTTGGAGTGTTCTTCATCAGCGGTCTGCTGATGTTCCCCACCGAGCAAGACCTGGGCACCGTTCTTCTGGTGATCTCGGGGGTTCCTCTGCTGCATGCCCTATTCGCGGACGTGATCGCCCGACGAGGACCACTGCCCTAG
- a CDS encoding PadR family transcriptional regulator, protein MKSSSADWSIASALQTLEDFGGQFKRNVDMRMRKGDVRSAVLRLLNESPMHGYQIIHEIESRSGGAWKPSPGSVYPTLQLLVDEGLLESKETKGRRTYSLTPTGKEVAAAEAESPAPWETGFDRSTGPRGTLALSGMKLAKAAAEVARVGTPEQMEKATKLIDEAAKKLSSIVTHN, encoded by the coding sequence ATGAAGAGTTCGTCCGCAGACTGGTCAATTGCTTCTGCCCTGCAAACTCTTGAAGATTTTGGTGGACAGTTCAAGCGCAACGTAGATATGCGCATGCGCAAGGGTGATGTTCGCTCTGCTGTGTTGCGCTTGTTGAACGAGTCCCCCATGCACGGCTACCAAATCATCCACGAGATTGAATCTCGCAGCGGTGGTGCCTGGAAGCCCAGCCCCGGCTCTGTCTATCCCACGCTTCAGCTGTTGGTCGATGAGGGTCTCCTGGAAAGCAAGGAAACCAAGGGACGCAGAACCTATTCCTTGACCCCAACCGGTAAGGAAGTTGCTGCCGCAGAAGCAGAGTCACCTGCTCCCTGGGAAACCGGCTTTGATCGCTCAACCGGTCCTCGTGGAACACTGGCTCTCTCTGGCATGAAGCTTGCCAAGGCTGCTGCTGAGGTGGCTCGGGTGGGAACTCCAGAACAAATGGAGAAGGCCACCAAGCTCATCGACGAGGCTGCGAAAAAACTTTCCTCCATCGTGACCCACAATTAA
- a CDS encoding DUF2256 domain-containing protein, which translates to MPRVAQTKNGFPPKICERCGLPFEWRKKWERDWENVKYCSQKCKG; encoded by the coding sequence ATGCCTCGAGTTGCACAAACTAAGAACGGGTTCCCACCCAAGATCTGTGAACGCTGCGGTTTACCTTTTGAATGGCGCAAGAAGTGGGAACGTGACTGGGAGAACGTGAAGTATTGCTCGCAGAAATGTAAGGGTTAA